The Chiroxiphia lanceolata isolate bChiLan1 chromosome 4, bChiLan1.pri, whole genome shotgun sequence genome includes the window TGTCTGATCCTACCTCAGGCATGAGCAGCAGTACTCAGGATCTCTAGGGAAGACATCAAAGCAAAATCCTTGAAGCACCACTTAGAAATGATCAGGAAAAATGAGCCAAACTGTGCACTAGAACTGAatttcttcaggatttttttcctctgcattttacTGCAGATGCCGAGCATCACCTCTTTACCCAAGAGGGTCCtggtgacatcacatcctccccagTGTGGGGAGTGTGACCCAGCCTCCCAAGTTGAGATAGAAACATCatctcagcagcactgcaccGTCTCCAAGGACAGACACCCCCAGCAGAAGATGGACGGgtctcctgccctgctcctcctgctcacTCTGGGACTCTGTGAGTATGGACACGGGGTGGTGCAGCCCCATCACCCAGAGGGGCAAGGAAAAACCTTCCACTGAATACAAGAAATTGGGTTAAATAGTTAAAGCGTGggaaatagcaaataaaaaggTCGACTTTGAGATGTGCTCAGTAACTGTGGAGGGAAAGGCGGCATCACCTCAGCCGGCGCAGGGCAGCCAGAGGGGTGGCTGCAGCACCACAAGCACCAGGAAGGCACCCTGGTCAGACAAGTGGTtatggaggggagggagaaggggggaaTAAAGAGGACTTAGCAGTCAGTGCTTTAGGGAGTCCATTGAGATAATCTGGGAAGGGGTAACATCCCTGAGAAGGCAGCTGAAAGGGCAGCACCCATCTGTAAAACCCACATGGCTGATTGATGAGCACCCTCATGCACAATCCCAGCAAGGACTCCAACAAAACCTTCCAGTCATCCAGACACCATGGTCCTCCTTTGCATTTGACCTCACAGTCTGAGAACAGGAAACCAGGTTTGCTCAGAGGGGCCATTGGCTCTTCCCAAGCAGTTCCAGCAAGgatttctctcctccaggctacCCAGGGATCCATGGCCAGATGTATGAGATGAAGATCAGGTTTCGCAACAGCATCACCCAGCTCCGGGTGGGACAGCGGCTGGAACTGGAGTGTCAGACTGACAAGAAGGACAGTGGCATGTTCTGGGTCCACCAGGACAAGAGTGGGACCCTTCACTTCATTGTCTTCATCTCTTCCCTGTTTCGAGTCACCTTCAAGGGGAATCAGAGGACATCCACACGCTTTGAGGCCAGCAAACACAACACTATCTATCGGTTGGTAGTGAAGTCTTTCACACAGCAGGATGAGGGGAATTATTTCTGCCTCATGAACATCAACCAAATGCTGTACATCAGCCCTGGCCTGCCTGCCTTCTTCCCAGGTCAGCAACATCTACACCCAACCTCTGTCAGCTCTGCCAAAatccccagcacctcctgcctgtgcctttTTTAACCAGCTGTCTCTCCCACAAACTCCATTTCCCTGCTTGCTTGCCCAAGGGCTCTTGGGACCAACCCACTGGTCCTCCTGCCAGAAGCTCCCTGCTTGCCATCTCTCCTCATGGTATTGCTCCTGCCCAAAGGCAAAGATGATTAGGCAGACCCAGCATCATTTCCCCATTTCCACTTTTCAATCCCTCCATGGCTCTGAAGGGAGAAGAGTAGAGCAAAGTCCAGCACTACCCTCTCCTTCCTCACATAGGTCCCAAAACTCAGAGTGTTCAGTCTTTCTGAGGATGGTGGCAGACAGCAAGACATAAGAAGCCTACAGCTCCTTAGTGGCTCTTGGGAGACCCTCCTTGGGGGAATCCCCATTCAAAAGGGGCTCTATGAAGCCCTGATATGTGTACAGGAAAAACTATAACCTGGGCAGAGGTGGGAGAATTGAAGGGCAGGAGAGACCTATTTTACTGGATTTCCCTACTTGCTGAATTCATCCATTTTCACTTTTAGTCATCACCACACCGGGAcccaccactcagcttggtATCACTGGAAAGGACTCCGACATCAAGACCCCGGATCCAGGTAGCctgggtgcagggagggagaggggagcagcTGGGTTCTGGCCCACTGATACCACTGAAACCTGCAGGCattttggggtgggaggagagTGAAAATCCACAGAGCTTTATCAGAGTTGGAAGGATTAAACTCCAGTGTTTCATCCCACATAGGAAAGGCTAAGGAGGAGGTAAAAAGCATGAGCATGTCTCATGCCTGGGCATGCCCagaagagggggagagagggcagAGCCTTGAGGGCTGGGGGTGGTTTTAGCCTCAtcaggggaaagagaaaatttttgGCTACATGTCCTCCCTCAAGTCTCTGGAAAATGGTGAGAGTAGCAGCCCTAGGGAAGCTCCCTGCCTCACCACCAGCCTCATGGAACACCAAGCAGGGCCCTTGGCAGCTCCCTTGGCTCCAGCAGAACTGGCCCTGACACCAGCTCTGAGCACCTGCTGGacctttccccttctccattCCTGctcaaaggttggactcaatgatcttggaggtcttttacAAACttaacatttctgtgcttttttgaCCTTTACCCTTCTCTATTCCTTCAGAGTCCAGCACGAAGAAGGACCTGAATTCCTTCTGTGATGGTGTCATCTGGGTTCCCTTGGCAGGTgcctgcctcctgctcctcatcGCCCTGGCCATCACCATCCCGCAGTGTCCAAGTAAGGCTCACCACAATCCCTATAGATGCACTTCCAGCTTCAAaccacagccctgtccctcaGAGGGATGGATGTTGTGCCTGCTTTGTGAGGTATCAGATAACCAGGACACAGTCAATGCAAGAGAAGGACTACTGTTAAAATCACTGTATTTTCCTCATCTGTAGGCTTAGGCTGAAAAATCATTAACaacttagaatcacagaatcagaaatgtgtttaggttgaaaaagaccttcaAGGAAGAACAATTGATAAGAAACAGACAGAACTTACTGTATGAACTGTCTTGGCTCTACCATCCTTAAATTGGTGTGTCAGAGATTAATGTACCAGGGCCTGAAACATTCTGACACATCAGGATAAATATGCTCCAGCATATGCTGAGACTCCCAGTAGCAGCTTGAGCTGTAACTAAAAAAGTAACTTCATTACACAGGTTCAGAGACTGCCACAGTTTAAGCAGGAATGCAGGTCAGCAAAAGTCCTTTGGTGAAATTTCGTGTTTGAAATGAAGTTAAACTACCCTGAGCAAGCAATGAGTGCAAATGGATTTAACTCAATTTAGCTCACTGAAATCAGTTCAACTCTCCAGTACCCCCAGAAGTTATGGCTTCATTAATCCAGCTCTGCTCATTTGCCTGAACAccagcagttctgctgctgaattAACCTAACTAGATCCTCCCTGACCCTGTGGCCTGGAGCTGATGCCAGATGAATTTACCAGCTGACCCAGCTAAAAAGGTACCATTTTTCAGCATCCTTCAGCCCTGAAAAATACTAATCTCCACACTCGGCAGAGATAGGAAGGAATATGTGAAAAAGCATTAAGCAGACACAGCCAAAAATCATTCTCCTCGGGGGAAGTAGCTGATGATGCAGCAGAATGCCTGGACTTGGTCCAAATTCCCTCTGAAGTCATCAGGATCCAAGAGCTCTCCACGTACAGTGGCATTCCCTGGTGACCTGCAACACTGTTAACCTACAAACACCACTCAGTgatttatttctgccttttaacACTGATGTAAAATGATCAGTGAAAAGCCATCAGCTGCAGTTAATTTCTGCAGCAGCCTAAGACCTCAAGAACAGATTAATACTTTGGGCTAAAATTAATGGCAGAACACTGTATTTTCCTGAATACATCCCAAAGTAACAACAGAGATGCTAAAATGGGAAAGAGCATTGTTCAGCTTGGTTGCATATGGAGTGGCACCATTGCCACTCACCTCTTGTAGAAACAATTGCTGCCAAGGGATTTTCAGCAACATGCCAAAGTCCAGAGAAATAATTCACCCTCTGGATTCCCAGGCTGACCCTGCTACTGCTACTCACCTCACATTTTAATTCATCAAAATGTTTAAGTGGAATATTGAGGTAACATGAGCTGTAGCACCACTCCCTGGCAGggatttgcttaaaaataaacctggtTTATCCGtggttaaatttaaaaatagctgctgGGGAACACCAGACCCACCTTACTGCAGTGTTTCTTTACTGAGCTGTGACTTGGTAGCTTTGaactaaaacattttctttcttattttaggAACCAGAAGACGAAGGTGCAGGTGTAAAAGGTTAGTAAGTGACAGGCATTGGCAATTTTCTCTTAAACTTGGCACCCTCAGGCAACAAAGCAGGACAGTGCCCAAAAGCAATCTAAAAATTCTTCATCCAACAGACAGTGGATGGCAGGGATCTGTGAAATTACTTAAGGGCAAAAATGAGACAGAAGATTctcttgttttgtgtttttgatatgtttgcaggttttgtttggttttttttatgattaAGTAATTCAAATCACTGGGCCCTGACACACCAGTAGATATAAAACATAAAGACAGGTGGTGCTTGTGGCAGaccaaaaaaatcatcacaGCTCAGGCCTCCATTTCCCCTACAGGCACtaaggagcagcagcagggaggctgctgcAAACTTGGATGACATTCCTGAGAAACAACACTGCAGACAGGAACAGATTTAGAGGCAACCCAGTTTCTAGGGCACTAGAAAGATCTAGAGATCTTTCTTTTATGCTTTCCCTCCTGCCACTCCAACCCGCCCACCATCCTGAGTCACAAGGAAAACACCACCACAAGAAGAATTGCAATTTGCCagtttggaaaaagaaatgcttttgccCATGTGCATTATCCTTCTGCAAAAAGATCTCCCTGCAGCCAATTTCTtcaccttccctgctctgcaggaaacCACTTCTGCAGTTTTGCAAGCCTTGGGCACCCTGGGGCTTGTGGCCAGAGACCCACCAAGAAATCATAGCTACTGTTCCAGGCAGCCAGTGCTGGGCTAGTGCTTGGAAAAGCTGGGTAGCCAAGAAAGTTTTGGACAGCATGTTCACAGCTCTGAAGCCTCATTCTTTGCAAATCAGAGCATCTTTTAAATCAGCTAAATTCATGTTCTTTGTTATACATTCATGGGGCTTATAGTAAAACAAGTAATTGTCTTTCAGTTGTGTAAATTAATACAATCGCTCACAGAAAGACCACCCTCCCCTACAGTAGTAGATCCctacaattttttatttttttttaagacagaatgcattttttttaccCATCTGAAAAAGGGAACAGTCTGTCAGTTTTACAATGGATATTTATTATAGCCAGCACTCTTCTGATCCTTGTCTGCCTTTCCGAGGGAGAAATGATAATGAAAAGCTGTCCATGCTGCCTTGTTTAGGATGATGTTTGCATTCTTCACTTAACTCCTGTTGCCAGCCCTGGACAGGGATGTTCTGTccctacagagaaaaaatatctgcccagctctccagttTTGCACCAAAGGAGCGGTTGGGTTACAAGGACCTCAGGAAATCACCTCCTCAAGGACACCTTTCCTTCACCTGCACTAACATGACATGGTTTAAGAAATTGTAGcatatttcaggttttatttagaGAGGaaatttctgctgctctgagcaacTCCCAATTATTGAAATGAAGCTCTTTAGAAGTTAATAGTGCAATTCACTGCATGAAAGAGCACCTAAGGACCTGGCCTGGGATTCTTGCTGGCAGCAGAATGATTCATTTTCCACCACAAATTAATCTTCAGTAAAGAAGGGTGCCAAATCTCCAATCTGTTAGATCAGCATAAAACTCTCAGGTCCTGGAGACCAGTAATTTCTATCATTTTGGGTGCACTCTGCCTGTCTAGAAAGCCTCCTTTCAAACTCCTCTGCGGGAAACAGGTTGCAATAAGAAAAAGTCTCTAGGAATTGATAACAGCTTGTccaactccaaaaaaaaaaacccctgaggtcttctttattcattcatttctgAATGTGGAGAAAGGCTTGATGAGAGGACAGGAGTGAGCAGAAGTCAGAGGTAAATTAAACCCCCcgtttttttaaatgagtgtaAGAACTGATCATCAGTGTGTCTTAAGAACATCCTTCTGCTGGCTGTCACTACCCGAAATGTCAGCAGATCCTTCATTAGCCCAAAGAGGATTTAGGAACATTTTACAGCCTGCTCTTGCAGGTCCCTGGCTGCAGACCAAGGCTAAACAAGATCAGCAGCTCATCACACATTAAttgcctttctcttcctttcccatcaAAGTAAATCAaacccttttctctctccaggccTGTGCAGGGGAAGCCCCACACCAAACCCGGCACAACAAACTGACACCTTGCAGCATCCACACCTTTGGGCTTCTGGATCATCTCCCGGGAGCTGTCAGCTCCTACATTCTCTACACTGTGACTGCACCTCATGCACTCTGCCCTGGCAAACTGGAAAAGACAAGATGGAGCACAGACACCCAGACAACAAGCAGCACTGTTTCTGGGAACTGCATCCTAAAACACAGCTCCTTCCAAAACTGGAGCTTTTCAAATCGATTCCCAAGGCCAAACACCCTCTCTGTTCCCAGTGACAGGGCTCAGGCAAAGGAATCAGGTCAATCCTGGTGCTGATAGGCATCAGTGACAAGCAGATGAGGAATAAGTAATAAATCTCTACTCAACGGTGTGTTACTTCTTTCTAAAATGCAGCCAGGCTTTGAATTCACTACAAAGTGACTTGGAAATAAATGCTCTCACTTAACACATCCTCTGTCTGTGGTGCCACCTCTCTCCTAGGATTTGTACTCTTTTATCTAACCTATTACAAGGCTGCACTGAGAAAGTAAATATGGATTAAAGGGCCTTACTTCTTGTGTTTTTACAGTTCTGTGGGTAATGTTTTGTTTCCCTCATGCTATTCCTCTTCTGCTGTTACCCCCAATTCCACCGATTTCAGCAGGTGTTTGGCCAGAGCAAGGAAggtgggatttgtttgtttctgaaagaaacCGATGAGGGGtaacaaaaataatctctgtCGATTGTTTTGGTTTACGATAACAGGACTTTTAACATGTTGACTATTTAGGGACATGTTGATTGACTGCAGTAAATTCTGTTTATTCAGATCTGCAAGCTCCAGGAAGCATCACCCATCCCCATGTGCAAATGGTCACCCAGAGGCAGCACCAGGGCCCTCTCTGGTGAAGCAGACGAGGGGTTTTTGGGCAGGGCGGAAGCTCCTGTGGTTAGAGAAGAGAACCACAATttgctaaaacaaaaaaagaaaagctcacCCTTGGGCATTGGGCACTCTGGTGGGTTTCTGGTCACAGACCACCTGCCTTGCACAAAAGCAGCTTTCCCCGAGTAAATGCAAAGAAGAATTGACCAAAGAGGAATTGCAAAGGGAACAATCGAGCACCTGAAGAACCCGGCTGTGTGCCAGCAAAGCCTGTGCTTGGAAATAAATGATACACATGGATCTTTGCCATGAAACATCTATGTTTCACTGCTGCCTTCCACATGAGACCCCCTGAGTGTGGTCAAGAGAAGGATGAAGAATCCCTTCTGGGGAATGCAAACTGGGACCTTCAGCCAAAGGACAAGGCTTGTCCATGACTtctgtggagctggagctgctgtggacCCCCAGagggctgggggacagcagGCTGGGGCACCTGACCCTACCTCAGGCATGAGGAGCAGAACTCTGGATCTCTAGGGAAGTCATCAAGGCAAACTCTGTGAGATACCATTAAGAATTGATATGGATAAATGAGCCCAAATTCTGGACTAAAACggaattttttcagaaattttgttttcccctccattttGCCACAGATGCTGAGCATCACCTCTTTAACCAAGAGGGTCTTgatgacatcacatcctccccaaAGTGTGACCCAGCCTCCCGAGTCAAGTGACAAAGATCATCTCAGCAGCACTGCGCCGTCTCCAAGGACAGACACCCCCAGCAGAAGATGGACGGgtctcctgccctgctcctcctgctcacTCTGGGACTCTGTGAGTATGGACACAGGGTGGTGCAGCCCCATCACCCAGAGGGGCAAGGAAAAACCTTCCACTGAATACAAGAAATTGGGCTAAAAATTaaaggctggggggggggggcagagggggatggggtgggaagCAATCCAAACAAGCTGACTGTGAGATGTGCTCAGTAACTGTGGAAGAACAGCCATGATCACCTCAGCCAGTGCAGGGCAGCCAGAGGGGTGGCTGCAGCATCACAAGCACCAGGAAGGGACCCTGGTCAGACAAGGGTtatggaggggagggagaaaggggagaaaaggggatCCAGTAGAGAGTAATTTTAGGGAGTCACTTCAGATAAGCTGGAAAGGAGTAACATCCCTGAGAAGGCAGCTGGAAGGGCAGCACCCATCTGTAAAGCCCACATGGCTGATTGATGAGCACCCTCCATGCATGATCCCAGCAAGGACTCCAACAAAACCTTCCAGTCATCCAGACACCATGGTCCTCCTTTGCATTTGTTCTTCCATTCCATGAATAGGAAAGGTTTCTTCCAGAGGGGCCATTGGCTCTTCCCAAGAGGTTCCAGCAAGGATTTATCTCCTCCAGGCTACCCAGGGATCCATGGCCAGATGTATGAGATG containing:
- the LOC116786223 gene encoding T-cell surface glycoprotein CD8 alpha chain-like, with amino-acid sequence MDGSPALLLLLTLGLCYPGIHGQMYEMKIRFRNSITQLRVGQRLELECQTDKKDSGMFWVHQDKSGTLHFIVFISSLFRVTFKGNQRTSTRFEASKHNTIYRLVVKSFTQQDEGNYFCLMNINQMLYISPGLPAFFPVITTPGPTTQLGITGKDSDIKTPDPESSTKKDLNSFCDGVIWVPLAGACLLLLIALAITIPQCPRTRRRRCRCKRPVQGKPHTKPGTTN